A segment of the Hemitrygon akajei chromosome 10, sHemAka1.3, whole genome shotgun sequence genome:
CCTCAAGTTATTTGAATGAATTGTTCCGAACAATCATCAGGACTACATCTGGTGAATTGCAGGGTAGGGACATTGCCAAGTTTAAGGGAGCACTATCAGCATGCACGATGATTGACAACATTCCACATGGTAATGAGGTCGAAAGCTACTCGCTTTTTCATGTCCTCATTGCCATTCCCACTATTCAAAGGCGTAATCCGTCTGCCATTTGCTCTATCCCCAGGGTAATACAGTTAATAAATCAGTGTCTCCGAATAGCACATTCCATCCATGAACATTAATGACAGAAAAACAAAAAATCAAGGGCATAACAGCTTCGTCTACAAGTTGCTATCATACTGAATTGGTACTGTGTTACTGCCGATTTAGCGCCGCGGGTTCAACCACTTGATCTTTGGCTCTCTGATAGTGAGCGAAAACATTCAGCCGGGATGTGCTGATGAAAGGAGTTAAGTAAAACTGGGAGAATGCACACCATTGTCCGTTATATTGTTTCTACTTATTATCCGAAGGGTGacggtaatttattttttacacTGCAATAAATGAATGCAGTCGGATAACAACATACAATATCTTTGTCAAAAGAGAGAGGATAGTTGCAAACCTGTAGGATTGAGAGTTGAGGATGTTTTTCACAGGATGCAGAACATTAAACTGGCAATACTCGAACGGAAGTACGACCTCTGCCTTTCTGGAAGGTAGATGCTGCGTTGCAGGTCTATATGTATTTTTTGTAATAATTATTTTTCATGTTCTTTGCATGTCCTCAGCTAATGTGGTCACTCTTCTGACACTCCAGCTCCGGGACTGTGGACTTTCAAACAGCACTAACATCTACCTCGTGTCTATGGCAGTGGCAGACATCATCGTCTTGATCTTCTACGTGGGGATGAACCGCATTCTGGTTCCTCGTTTTTCACAATACTTTCACTTTTATACTATGATGTGCCGCTTCGAGTTAATCATGATAGCGGCAGTGGTTGACTGTTCCGTCTGGCTAACCGTGTCGTTCACGTTCGACCGCTTTGTGGCCGTCTGTTGTCAGGGTTTTAAGCGGAGATACTGTACAGCAAAAACGGCAACACTGATGGTCAGTACTGTTTACCTTCTGACTTATGCCAGGAACCTCCCGTATTATTTCACTGTCCTTCCTTACATAGTTTACAAAGGCCAGCAGATCGGTTGCAAGACAAATCCTGCTATCTACTCAGTTCCAGGCTGGAGAGCGTTCTATTGGCTTCATACAGTTTTAACTCCCTTCGTCCCGTTTGTGACAATAATTCTTTTCAACATAATGACCATCTGGCACATTGTGGTGGCCAGTAGGGTCCGTCAGAGTTTCCATTCAGATGGAGCATCGGGAGACGCGGAGCTGAGGAATCGCCGAAGAGCCATGGTCCTTCTCTTTGCTGCATCAGCTAGTTTCATATCCCTGTGGATGTCAACAGTCGGACTCTTCCTCTTTTCCCGAATCACAAACACGTATTCCTACCGAAATTTCAACGATCCATTCGCTGTCGTCAATGAAATATCTCGTATGCTCCGGGTTCTGAACTGTTGTTCGAGCAC
Coding sequences within it:
- the LOC140734015 gene encoding probable G-protein coupled receptor 139 codes for the protein MEQAPILAIGNVFYYALAILGIPANVVTLLTLQLRDCGLSNSTNIYLVSMAVADIIVLIFYVGMNRILVPRFSQYFHFYTMMCRFELIMIAAVVDCSVWLTVSFTFDRFVAVCCQGFKRRYCTAKTATLMVSTVYLLTYARNLPYYFTVLPYIVYKGQQIGCKTNPAIYSVPGWRAFYWLHTVLTPFVPFVTIILFNIMTIWHIVVASRVRQSFHSDGASGDAELRNRRRAMVLLFAASASFISLWMSTVGLFLFSRITNTYSYRNFNDPFAVVNEISRMLRVLNCCSSTCMYALTQSKFREELKSLGKYCKNLIWKMLQ